A genome region from Archaeoglobus fulgidus DSM 4304 includes the following:
- a CDS encoding precorrin-2 dehydrogenase/sirohydrochlorin ferrochelatase family protein codes for MRIPLYIEFSGKKVAVIGGGGVGTLRAKKFVEVGADVTVFSKEFSDELRMMFERGEVKLVEASAEELDFESIARNFDLIVVAIGSKEFNDKIIEVASKYRAMVNLANDAVKTEVVVPFEGGKEGIRFAVTTEGKSGVVARKVRDLFQEALEGREDLITFLEAMDYLKSYMKSNNVPVELRMRLYPIVSKDETFLELVNAGRVEEAKKLVERIVQDYVSGRRKAEEEGIQF; via the coding sequence ATGAGGATTCCCCTTTACATTGAATTTTCAGGGAAAAAGGTTGCTGTAATTGGTGGAGGGGGAGTTGGCACCCTCAGGGCGAAGAAGTTTGTCGAGGTTGGGGCTGACGTGACGGTTTTCAGCAAGGAGTTTAGCGATGAGCTCAGGATGATGTTTGAGAGAGGAGAGGTTAAGCTGGTTGAGGCTTCAGCAGAAGAGCTTGATTTTGAGAGCATAGCCAGAAATTTTGATTTGATTGTTGTGGCCATAGGCAGTAAGGAGTTTAACGATAAAATAATTGAAGTTGCATCAAAATACAGGGCAATGGTCAACCTTGCCAACGATGCGGTGAAAACGGAGGTAGTTGTGCCCTTCGAGGGCGGGAAGGAGGGGATAAGGTTTGCTGTTACTACAGAGGGTAAGAGCGGGGTTGTGGCGAGGAAGGTGAGAGACCTCTTTCAGGAGGCCCTTGAGGGGCGGGAGGACCTGATTACCTTTCTGGAGGCAATGGACTACCTGAAAAGCTACATGAAGTCCAACAACGTTCCCGTGGAGCTGAGAATGAGGCTGTATCCAATTGTCAGCAAAGACGAGACGTTTCTGGAGCTTGTAAATGCGGGAAGGGTTGAGGAGGCGAAGAAGCTGGTTGAGAGGATAGTTCAGGATTACGTTTCAGGCAGAAGAAAAGCTGAGGAGGAGGGGATTCAGTTTTGA
- the scpB gene encoding SMC-Scp complex subunit ScpB, translating to MELKKIVEAILFSSSEPVDARELRKITGKDKVEILNAIGELIKDYESRDTSIEIIKVGEKYLMRVKPQYAEYVERFTVREFDRGTLRTLAVIALKQPITLAKVAKIRGNKCYEHVKKLQERGLVKAEKKGRSTILTTTEEFATYFGLDSAEPEKIKEALKGYLEAE from the coding sequence ATGGAACTGAAAAAAATCGTAGAGGCCATCCTCTTCTCCTCATCCGAACCTGTAGATGCTAGAGAGTTGAGAAAGATAACAGGAAAGGATAAGGTTGAGATTCTCAACGCAATTGGCGAGCTCATTAAAGATTATGAATCCCGTGACACGTCAATCGAGATAATAAAGGTTGGAGAGAAGTATTTGATGAGAGTTAAGCCTCAATATGCCGAATACGTTGAGAGGTTCACCGTCAGGGAGTTCGACAGGGGAACTCTCAGAACACTCGCAGTTATAGCGTTAAAGCAGCCCATAACTCTGGCCAAGGTGGCAAAAATCAGGGGAAACAAGTGCTACGAGCATGTGAAGAAGCTGCAGGAGAGAGGACTTGTTAAGGCGGAGAAGAAGGGGAGGTCCACGATTCTCACAACAACCGAGGAGTTTGCCACCTACTTCGGCCTGGATTCTGCAGAGCCTGAGAAGATTAAGGAGGCTTTGAAGGGCTACCTTGAGGCCGAATGA
- a CDS encoding saccharopine dehydrogenase family protein yields MKCIVLGCGTVGTTAAMILSRSGIFSELYLADLSKENALKAANLCQLDESKAMTCDAGNVDGVSALIKDFDVVLNCVGPFYEYGPKILKAAIKAGVNYVDICDDYDATVEQLKMDEEARKAGIKAVIGMGSSPGLANLLAKYAALHLFDETEAIDIYHAHGGEATEGAAVVKHRIHSMEMEIPVFLDGEFKTVKLFEESGKALEEEFEFPLIGKYWVYAYPHPETITLPKYINGVRRVTNLGLVLPPEYAELIKTLVRISMTSSPPIKVGEQIVDPLEFAVAFILFKRGELLKKAGITEPMGCVTVAVKGKKGGETKRYYFSLASRGMGMGEGTGIPAAIGAMLMGMGKVDGVGVMPPEACIDPIDALQLAQKILQAMGVERIPLIVEVEDDGGRREIDFREVFPQLG; encoded by the coding sequence ATGAAGTGCATCGTTCTTGGCTGCGGGACAGTTGGCACAACCGCAGCGATGATATTGAGCAGGTCGGGGATTTTCTCCGAGCTTTATCTTGCAGACTTGAGCAAGGAGAATGCTTTAAAAGCGGCAAACCTCTGCCAGCTCGATGAGAGTAAGGCCATGACGTGCGATGCGGGGAATGTTGATGGGGTCTCAGCGTTGATTAAGGACTTCGATGTCGTGCTTAACTGCGTGGGGCCCTTCTACGAGTACGGCCCTAAAATTCTGAAAGCAGCGATAAAAGCGGGTGTTAACTACGTAGATATCTGTGATGACTATGATGCTACGGTGGAGCAGCTGAAGATGGATGAGGAGGCGAGGAAGGCTGGAATAAAGGCGGTTATCGGAATGGGTAGCTCTCCCGGTCTTGCAAACCTGCTGGCAAAGTATGCCGCCCTCCACCTCTTCGACGAGACTGAGGCGATAGACATCTACCACGCCCACGGCGGAGAGGCTACGGAGGGGGCAGCGGTGGTGAAGCACCGCATCCACTCGATGGAGATGGAGATTCCCGTTTTCCTCGATGGAGAGTTTAAAACTGTAAAGCTCTTTGAGGAAAGTGGAAAAGCGCTTGAGGAGGAGTTCGAGTTCCCACTAATCGGGAAATACTGGGTCTACGCCTACCCTCATCCGGAAACCATAACCCTGCCGAAGTACATTAATGGTGTAAGGAGGGTGACGAACCTCGGCCTCGTTTTGCCTCCGGAGTATGCAGAACTCATAAAAACTCTCGTGAGAATCAGCATGACCTCCTCACCACCAATTAAGGTTGGGGAGCAGATAGTTGATCCGCTGGAGTTTGCAGTAGCGTTCATTCTTTTCAAGAGGGGGGAGCTGCTGAAAAAAGCTGGAATTACGGAGCCTATGGGCTGCGTTACAGTTGCCGTTAAAGGAAAGAAGGGTGGAGAGACGAAGAGATACTACTTCTCTCTCGCCTCAAGAGGAATGGGGATGGGAGAGGGTACAGGAATACCAGCAGCAATAGGGGCCATGCTGATGGGAATGGGGAAGGTTGATGGTGTGGGAGTGATGCCGCCTGAAGCCTGCATAGACCCCATTGATGCTCTGCAGCTTGCCCAAAAGATTCTGCAGGCTATGGGTGTGGAGAGAATTCCGCTAATAGTCGAGGTTGAGGATGATGGCGGGAGGAGAGAGATAGACTTCAGGGAAGTCTTCCCGCAGCTGGGGTGA
- a CDS encoding Nre family DNA repair protein gives MDCIECRGRMLCSRKVCPLMPSLRPQVSVERDILGSSPPSVFVGRYGYPKVRICPAVPPFTGDTKIYDTPEMWREVPVERVLEFRYSMILGQFRADVRRSKEVEVVQEMSLYDKPIDVEVSFAKPPSVRAFFDDVLPPFGASAPAKEVIIHSAPRPPKAVEKVYYDTDLRAVEAMSYLYERGVAVSHIQKLLSAGTLGVKRKLVPTRWAITAVDDTLSKQIIEEIKQYETIDRYRVFVLKESKNLFVAILCPSPWSYEWGEAWYPDTTWNRTRKVGVLTDSEGFFGRTTYARLGGCYYSSRLATAEYLRRIRRQATAIVWREIYPGFNVPIGVWFVREMLRKMYAGKYCEFDTLEDALRFVDKHSNLDVGRWIEKSTLVKRGRQRTLWEFM, from the coding sequence GTGGACTGCATAGAGTGCAGAGGCAGGATGCTTTGCTCCCGAAAGGTATGTCCATTGATGCCCTCACTCAGACCGCAGGTGAGCGTAGAAAGGGATATTCTCGGCTCGTCTCCTCCGTCTGTGTTTGTTGGGAGGTATGGCTATCCAAAGGTGAGAATTTGCCCCGCAGTTCCTCCATTTACCGGTGACACCAAAATCTATGACACTCCTGAGATGTGGCGGGAAGTGCCGGTTGAAAGAGTGCTTGAGTTCCGGTATTCGATGATTCTCGGGCAGTTCAGGGCGGATGTGAGGAGAAGCAAAGAGGTTGAAGTGGTACAGGAGATGAGCCTCTACGATAAACCCATTGACGTCGAAGTGAGCTTTGCAAAGCCCCCTTCCGTAAGGGCATTTTTCGATGACGTCCTTCCACCTTTCGGCGCCTCAGCCCCAGCAAAGGAGGTTATAATTCACTCCGCTCCCCGCCCGCCAAAGGCTGTAGAGAAGGTTTACTACGACACCGATTTGAGAGCGGTTGAGGCGATGAGCTATCTATACGAGCGGGGCGTGGCAGTTTCGCACATTCAGAAGCTGCTTTCTGCCGGAACTCTGGGAGTTAAAAGGAAGCTCGTTCCGACGAGATGGGCGATTACGGCTGTTGACGATACTCTCTCAAAGCAAATTATAGAAGAAATCAAGCAGTATGAAACCATAGACAGATACAGGGTTTTCGTGCTTAAGGAGAGTAAAAATCTGTTTGTTGCCATCCTCTGCCCCTCTCCGTGGAGCTACGAGTGGGGGGAGGCTTGGTATCCCGATACAACATGGAACAGGACTCGCAAGGTTGGAGTTCTGACCGACTCAGAGGGGTTCTTCGGAAGAACGACCTACGCAAGGCTTGGTGGATGCTACTACTCCTCAAGGCTGGCAACAGCGGAGTATCTCAGGCGAATAAGAAGGCAGGCAACGGCTATAGTTTGGAGAGAGATATATCCGGGCTTCAATGTTCCGATAGGAGTGTGGTTCGTGAGAGAGATGCTGCGGAAAATGTACGCAGGGAAATACTGCGAGTTTGACACTCTCGAAGATGCGTTGAGGTTCGTTGACAAGCACTCGAATCTCGACGTGGGGAGATGGATTGAGAAGTCAACTCTGGTCAAGAGGGGGAGGCAGAGGACGCTATGGGAGTTCATGTGA
- a CDS encoding nucleotidyltransferase domain-containing protein, with protein MIEYYRKLKENEKFFDNAHEIAKEIKEKAKRIFDDCDVFIVGSFARKKHTLSSDLDILIVSSKVPEKINFAEYCSIVRSLTEDSRINIHLINREKFGEMRKYYEPMIEI; from the coding sequence ATGATTGAATACTACCGAAAGCTGAAGGAGAATGAAAAATTTTTTGATAATGCCCACGAGATAGCGAAGGAAATCAAAGAAAAAGCTAAACGAATTTTTGATGATTGCGATGTTTTTATAGTTGGTAGTTTTGCAAGAAAAAAGCACACTCTTAGCTCTGACCTTGACATATTGATTGTTTCATCAAAAGTCCCGGAAAAAATCAATTTTGCAGAATACTGCAGCATCGTCAGGTCTCTGACGGAAGATAGCAGAATAAACATTCACCTAATCAACAGGGAGAAATTTGGGGAGATGAGAAAGTATTATGAACCGATGATTGAGATTTAG
- a CDS encoding SPL family radical SAM protein: MGVHVIRKRVKAALSRSNLPGVDFTINPYVGCAHGCIYCYARLYCQKDIGKRWGEIVVIKENLPEVLGRELRRRVNGRVVLSTLTDAYQPLERREGLTRRILEILIENDFRVGIQTKSDLVLRDLDLFLQNVSKVDVGFTITTLDSSLVKIIEPHAPSPLRRVKAIERLSEEGIKTWIFLGPIIPESGDLKEVVEVAAATGSRLYYDRFRVKGFMKGGVVGEIADRARKTDWKKVLRDVEEACRAKGVEAQPAFR, encoded by the coding sequence ATGGGAGTTCATGTGATAAGGAAGAGAGTTAAAGCCGCTCTGAGCAGGAGCAACCTTCCTGGGGTGGATTTCACCATCAATCCCTACGTGGGATGCGCTCACGGCTGCATATACTGCTACGCCCGCCTTTACTGCCAGAAGGATATAGGAAAGAGATGGGGCGAAATAGTCGTCATCAAGGAAAACCTTCCTGAGGTTCTTGGTAGAGAGTTGAGAAGAAGGGTAAACGGAAGGGTGGTTTTAAGCACATTAACGGACGCCTACCAGCCTCTGGAGAGGAGGGAAGGATTGACGAGGAGAATTCTCGAAATTCTGATTGAAAACGATTTCAGAGTTGGAATTCAGACCAAGAGCGACCTCGTGCTGAGAGATTTGGATTTGTTTCTGCAGAACGTTTCGAAGGTGGATGTGGGCTTTACGATCACAACTCTGGACAGCAGCCTCGTGAAAATCATCGAGCCTCACGCCCCGTCTCCCTTGAGGAGAGTTAAGGCCATAGAAAGGCTGAGTGAGGAGGGAATAAAAACCTGGATTTTCCTGGGGCCTATAATTCCCGAAAGTGGCGATTTAAAGGAGGTTGTGGAGGTTGCGGCGGCAACTGGCAGCAGGCTTTACTACGACAGGTTCAGGGTTAAGGGTTTTATGAAGGGAGGAGTTGTCGGGGAGATTGCGGATAGGGCGAGAAAAACAGACTGGAAGAAGGTTCTTCGGGATGTAGAGGAGGCTTGCAGGGCGAAGGGTGTGGAAGCACAACCAGCCTTCAGATAG
- a CDS encoding RuBisCO large subunit C-terminal-like domain-containing protein: protein MQLGVRLRFQKFEYPEANPEALPEGIDPEEYIIGTYYMSFPKGMNPFEITQVLALEQSTGTWLPVPGETPEVRRKHVAKVVGVYEIPDYEIMVPQEVDWRNFIVQIAFPWRNIGSKLSMLFSTVVGNISMAPKLKLLDLRFPKEFVKGFKGPKFGIEGVRDVLGVKDRPLLNNMIKPDVYSPPDLGAKLAYEVARGGVDIIKDDELLANPEFNRIEERVPKFMEAIDRADEEKGEKTLYAVNVTADLPEVLENAERAIELGANCLLVNYLATGFPVLRALAEDESIKVPIMAHMDVAGAYYVSPISGVRSTLILGKLPRLAGADIVVYPAPYGKAPMMEEKYIEVAKQHRYPFYHIKPCFPMPSGGIAPIMVPKLVNTLGKDFVVAAGGGIHAHPDGPAAGARAFRQAIDAAMQGYTDLRKYAEENNLQELLKALQL, encoded by the coding sequence ATGCAGCTCGGCGTGAGACTGAGATTTCAGAAGTTTGAGTATCCTGAGGCAAATCCGGAAGCACTGCCTGAGGGCATCGACCCAGAGGAGTACATCATCGGCACCTACTACATGTCCTTCCCGAAGGGGATGAATCCCTTCGAAATCACTCAAGTTCTCGCCTTGGAGCAGAGCACGGGGACTTGGCTTCCAGTGCCGGGAGAGACGCCTGAAGTAAGGAGGAAGCACGTCGCAAAGGTTGTTGGCGTTTACGAAATTCCAGACTACGAGATTATGGTTCCTCAGGAGGTGGACTGGAGGAATTTCATCGTGCAGATAGCCTTTCCGTGGAGGAACATAGGGAGCAAGCTCTCAATGCTGTTTTCCACCGTTGTGGGGAACATTTCAATGGCTCCAAAGCTTAAGCTGCTCGACCTGAGGTTCCCGAAGGAGTTCGTAAAGGGCTTCAAGGGGCCAAAGTTCGGAATTGAAGGTGTCAGGGATGTGCTTGGAGTTAAAGATCGCCCGCTGCTAAACAACATGATAAAGCCCGACGTTTACTCCCCGCCAGATTTGGGAGCAAAGCTCGCCTACGAGGTGGCGAGGGGAGGTGTGGACATCATCAAGGACGATGAGCTTCTTGCAAATCCAGAGTTCAACAGAATAGAAGAGAGAGTGCCGAAATTCATGGAGGCCATAGACAGGGCCGACGAGGAGAAGGGGGAGAAGACGCTTTACGCTGTGAATGTTACCGCTGACCTGCCTGAGGTGCTGGAGAATGCGGAGAGGGCGATTGAGCTTGGCGCCAACTGTCTGCTGGTCAACTACCTCGCCACCGGCTTTCCGGTGCTGAGAGCCTTGGCCGAGGATGAGAGCATAAAGGTGCCCATTATGGCCCATATGGATGTTGCCGGAGCCTACTACGTCTCTCCGATTTCAGGAGTGAGGAGCACGCTTATACTCGGAAAGCTTCCGAGGCTGGCTGGGGCAGATATTGTCGTTTATCCCGCCCCTTACGGAAAGGCTCCGATGATGGAGGAGAAGTACATTGAGGTAGCAAAACAGCACAGATATCCCTTCTACCACATAAAGCCCTGCTTCCCCATGCCATCAGGCGGAATAGCACCGATTATGGTTCCAAAGCTGGTTAACACGCTCGGTAAGGACTTCGTTGTTGCAGCAGGAGGAGGGATTCATGCACATCCCGATGGCCCTGCTGCTGGAGCGAGAGCATTCAGGCAGGCGATAGATGCGGCAATGCAGGGCTACACAGACCTGAGAAAGTATGCGGAGGAGAACAACCTGCAGGAGCTTTTGAAGGCTCTGCAGCTTTGA
- a CDS encoding SPL family radical SAM protein, which produces MKIVETRAKSIISRMRDGFFSMRYLPFRLTANIYRGCSHGCVYCYAACTHYYMRSSPNLFSKEIYVKKNAPEIFEKEIAKYEQRKRKSVIVIGNISDTYQPVETNYRLTRKLLEICYKHDFPCFIETKSPLILNDIDIIEKLAERELIGVGMTVTSYDNEFTRLVEPLVPRSKFVRSPIRQKERILTLQRLSEIGVDTYLHITPYFPFVTDEDVERIIRDAAEAGVGNVIMAPLEISGFIWNRLKKVFKSSERYSSLIPLYEKRYFESGRKLGARITTSEKEHYKLEKKVSELCKKYGIGYWAFNNPQFNTAVISGAYRLRYPILLDYWKLTHEKGRLRLKDALQFAMNFPVDKKYLSALQEYFLNGELFKGVYGVRKIVENCEVVYVPA; this is translated from the coding sequence GTGAAGATAGTTGAAACAAGAGCTAAGTCCATAATAAGCAGGATGAGAGACGGATTCTTTTCCATGAGGTATCTGCCGTTCAGATTGACTGCAAACATTTATCGTGGCTGCTCTCATGGTTGCGTGTACTGCTATGCTGCCTGCACTCACTACTACATGCGTTCGAGTCCAAACCTTTTTTCAAAGGAGATTTATGTGAAAAAGAATGCTCCTGAGATTTTCGAGAAGGAGATAGCTAAGTATGAGCAAAGAAAAAGGAAGAGCGTTATTGTAATTGGTAACATTTCAGACACGTATCAGCCAGTTGAGACGAATTACAGATTAACCAGAAAATTGCTTGAAATATGTTACAAGCACGACTTTCCGTGTTTTATAGAAACAAAATCGCCCTTAATACTGAATGATATAGATATTATTGAGAAATTGGCTGAAAGAGAGCTTATAGGAGTTGGCATGACAGTCACCTCCTACGATAATGAGTTTACGAGACTCGTGGAGCCACTTGTTCCAAGAAGCAAGTTTGTGCGTTCCCCGATTAGGCAGAAAGAAAGAATTCTTACGTTGCAGAGGCTGTCTGAAATTGGAGTTGATACCTACCTCCACATAACTCCTTACTTTCCCTTCGTAACAGATGAAGACGTAGAGAGAATAATAAGGGACGCTGCTGAAGCAGGAGTTGGAAATGTAATAATGGCGCCCCTTGAGATATCTGGATTTATATGGAACAGACTCAAAAAGGTGTTTAAATCAAGCGAAAGGTATTCCTCTCTGATACCCCTATACGAAAAGAGGTATTTTGAAAGTGGACGAAAGCTTGGAGCAAGAATAACCACATCTGAAAAAGAGCACTATAAACTGGAGAAAAAAGTCTCTGAGCTGTGTAAAAAATATGGTATAGGTTACTGGGCATTCAACAATCCGCAGTTCAATACGGCGGTGATATCAGGTGCCTACAGGCTGCGATATCCTATTTTGCTTGACTACTGGAAACTTACACACGAAAAAGGCAGATTGAGGCTTAAAGACGCTTTGCAATTCGCCATGAACTTCCCTGTTGACAAAAAATACCTGTCAGCATTGCAGGAGTATTTTCTGAATGGAGAACTTTTCAAGGGCGTGTATGGCGTGAGAAAAATAGTTGAAAATTGTGAAGTTGTCTATGTTCCCGCTTAG
- a CDS encoding ribbon-helix-helix domain-containing protein: MKLVSLRLEEGLIEKIDEVARKTLQSRSEIIRSSIALYLSLLENIGFYFKPSLPMKNVDVYEERNAVNVDLGNLTSVSVLSVSYGGVGELELDFRKDLGFVAEVMANQVAVETCCRFITPLLVMLTSTCEFLYTHTFFRMFSEAIRERMKVRTMLAGYEEFFETKQSGFVATVVGLRDMSTRNSPRRGDRIYFFGNAVSGAELSEEELLDMADVERLVGLVKEGKASAIFPVKSGGLKEVADYAAALAGGKAMLFEKRGGCPATAIVLTSAEDLSGYGCELVGEIL; encoded by the coding sequence GTGAAGCTAGTCTCTTTAAGGCTTGAGGAGGGATTAATAGAGAAAATCGACGAGGTGGCGAGGAAAACCCTCCAGTCGAGGTCTGAGATTATCAGGAGCTCCATAGCCCTCTATCTGTCTCTGCTTGAAAACATAGGCTTCTACTTCAAGCCATCTTTGCCTATGAAGAACGTTGACGTTTACGAGGAGAGAAATGCCGTTAACGTTGACCTTGGCAATTTGACTTCTGTCAGCGTGCTCAGCGTCTCTTACGGCGGTGTGGGGGAGCTTGAACTGGACTTCAGGAAGGATCTGGGATTTGTGGCTGAGGTTATGGCCAATCAGGTTGCAGTGGAGACCTGCTGCAGGTTCATTACACCCCTTCTGGTGATGCTGACCTCAACCTGCGAATTCCTCTACACGCACACCTTCTTCAGGATGTTTTCTGAGGCAATAAGGGAAAGAATGAAGGTTCGCACCATGCTTGCTGGTTACGAGGAGTTTTTTGAGACCAAGCAGAGCGGTTTTGTCGCTACAGTTGTTGGTCTAAGGGATATGAGCACCCGCAACTCTCCGAGGAGGGGGGACAGGATTTACTTTTTCGGAAACGCTGTCAGCGGAGCTGAGTTGAGCGAAGAAGAGCTTCTTGATATGGCGGATGTGGAAAGGCTGGTGGGGCTGGTTAAGGAGGGAAAAGCCTCGGCAATTTTTCCAGTTAAGAGCGGTGGATTGAAGGAGGTGGCGGATTACGCAGCTGCTTTGGCTGGAGGAAAGGCAATGCTGTTTGAAAAAAGGGGAGGCTGCCCCGCAACGGCGATTGTCTTAACATCCGCAGAAGACCTCAGTGGGTACGGCTGTGAGCTGGTGGGGGAAATACTTTAA
- a CDS encoding Lrp/AsnC family transcriptional regulator → MKLDVELLMALQYELPLSTTPLVDLAEKLGRKPEDVMRAVREYIEQGVVKRYGLNLNYRAFSNYKPSCAGGF, encoded by the coding sequence TTGAAGCTTGACGTTGAGCTTCTGATGGCCCTGCAGTATGAACTCCCTCTCTCCACAACACCACTGGTAGATTTGGCGGAGAAGCTGGGCAGGAAGCCTGAAGATGTGATGAGAGCGGTGAGGGAGTACATTGAGCAGGGAGTGGTCAAGAGGTACGGGCTGAATCTGAACTACAGGGCCTTTTCAAATTACAAGCCGAGCTGCGCTGGTGGGTTTTAA
- a CDS encoding cupin domain-containing protein, translating to MLASDVLRYHISKGGVGEVVEGKGFRHTVKAKTVVLYGKLECNVRGLVYELGWRDSMLHSSAIPHKVRNVGKEKAIYLTVCSPPGGVMGSEPLSYFQLQESGCGLVERFKGFKPSDVCDLETLDR from the coding sequence TTGCTTGCCTCTGATGTTTTGAGATACCACATATCCAAAGGGGGCGTAGGAGAAGTTGTGGAAGGTAAGGGGTTCAGACACACAGTTAAGGCAAAAACGGTCGTGCTTTATGGAAAGCTGGAGTGCAACGTTAGGGGTTTAGTTTACGAGCTGGGGTGGAGAGATTCAATGCTTCATTCTTCAGCTATTCCTCATAAAGTCAGGAATGTTGGAAAAGAGAAGGCTATTTACCTGACTGTATGCTCTCCACCGGGTGGTGTGATGGGAAGTGAGCCTTTGAGTTATTTTCAGCTACAGGAGTCAGGTTGTGGGCTTGTTGAGAGGTTTAAGGGGTTTAAGCCCAGTGATGTTTGTGATTTAGAAACGTTAGATCGGTAA
- a CDS encoding HEPN domain-containing protein, producing MEFLKNKALRFYSKALESFDKGEYDFTMFFVEQTVQLAIKYLIARRFGEIPKTHNLRILFEIAEQEEFYRNNLDVLREIELAYTASRYFDVEYSKEIAEKSLSVAKKVIDLL from the coding sequence ATGGAGTTCTTAAAAAATAAAGCCCTTAGATTCTACTCAAAAGCCCTTGAAAGTTTCGATAAAGGTGAATACGACTTCACGATGTTCTTCGTCGAGCAGACGGTTCAACTCGCCATAAAATATTTAATCGCCCGAAGATTTGGCGAAATACCTAAGACCCACAACCTTCGCATTCTGTTTGAGATTGCAGAGCAGGAAGAATTTTACAGGAACAACTTGGACGTTTTAAGGGAAATTGAACTTGCCTACACAGCATCGAGATACTTCGACGTTGAATACTCCAAGGAAATTGCGGAGAAAAGTCTATCTGTCGCCAAAAAAGTGATTGACCTGCTATGA
- a CDS encoding Lrp/AsnC family transcriptional regulator gives MGFKAVNVREVAAKINVHDEFRVKHNFLRDAYYNVWFTVKGRDVEEIEALVISLAEECGVEEYVVLPTKRVYKMDVKYDLTKGVSWSNRGLEPESVPLLRELGFEEDFVRALESLDVAERPFAKFNRPEEEVVDIIEELMRKGVGRDFSGVLRERKVGFRENGMTVLKLSAKPEKVAMQLLERFPQITHLIERVVSEKWNYPIYFMVHAVTREPIEEIRARVTEIEGVEAAETIYSRANLREV, from the coding sequence GTGGGTTTTAAGGCTGTGAATGTAAGGGAAGTTGCTGCGAAGATTAACGTCCATGACGAGTTCAGGGTTAAGCACAACTTTTTGAGGGACGCTTACTACAATGTCTGGTTTACGGTTAAGGGAAGGGACGTTGAGGAAATTGAGGCCCTCGTCATTAGCCTTGCTGAGGAGTGTGGAGTGGAAGAATACGTTGTTCTGCCGACGAAAAGGGTTTACAAGATGGACGTTAAGTATGATCTGACTAAGGGCGTTTCGTGGAGCAACAGGGGTTTGGAGCCCGAAAGCGTCCCCTTGCTTAGGGAATTGGGCTTTGAAGAGGATTTTGTTAGGGCTCTGGAATCTCTTGATGTGGCTGAAAGGCCCTTTGCAAAGTTCAACCGCCCTGAAGAGGAGGTTGTTGACATCATAGAAGAGCTTATGAGGAAGGGGGTGGGCAGAGATTTCAGCGGAGTGCTGAGGGAGAGGAAGGTTGGCTTCAGGGAGAACGGAATGACGGTCTTGAAGCTCTCAGCCAAGCCTGAGAAGGTGGCGATGCAACTGCTTGAAAGATTCCCGCAGATAACGCACCTCATTGAGAGGGTTGTTAGCGAGAAGTGGAACTATCCGATTTACTTCATGGTTCACGCCGTAACGAGGGAGCCCATAGAGGAGATAAGGGCGAGGGTTACAGAGATCGAGGGCGTTGAAGCAGCAGAGACGATTTACAGCAGGGCAAATCTGAGAGAGGTATGA